The following coding sequences lie in one Arachis ipaensis cultivar K30076 chromosome B05, Araip1.1, whole genome shotgun sequence genomic window:
- the LOC107643254 gene encoding sugar transport protein 13 has protein sequence MAGGGFTTNGGGAVDFEAKITPIVIISCIMAATGGLMFGYDVGVSGGVTSMPPFLKKFFPAVYRRTVLEQGLDSNYCKYDNQGLQLFTSSLYLAGLTATFFASYTTRQLGRRLTMLMAGFFFIAGVAFNAAAQNLAMLIVGRLLLGCGVGFANQAVPVFLSEIAPPRIRGALNILFQLNVTIGILFANLVNYGTNKIKGGWGWRLSLGLAGIPALLLTVGAILVVDTPNSLIERGRLDDGKAVLRKIRGTDNIEAEFLELCEASRIAKQVKHPFRNLLKRKNRPQIVISIALQIFQQFTGINAIMFYAPVLFNTLGFKNDASLYSAVITGAVNVLSTIVSIYSVDKIGRRMLLLEAGVQMFLSQVVIAIILGFKVKDHSDDLSKGFAIFVVVMVCTFVSSFAWSWGPLGWLIPSETFPLETRSAGQSVTVCVNLLFTFVIAQAFLSMLCHFKFGIFLFFSGWVLIMSCFVFLLVPETKGVPIEEMTNRVWKQHWFWKRFIDDDDYVKDDKIAAANNGFDPASQL, from the exons ATGGCCGGTGGAGGTTTCACCACCAACGGCGGAGGCGCCGTCGACTTCGAGGCCAAGATCACTCCAATAGTCATCATCTCATGCATAATGGCTGCCACCGGAGGCCTTATGTTTGGATATGATGTCGGTGTTTCAG GTGGAGTGACGTCTATGCCCCCATTCTTGAAAAAATTCTTTCCGGCGGTATACAGAAGGACAGTGTTAGAGCAAGGGTTGGACAGTAATTACTGCAAATATGACAACCAGGGCCTACAGCTCTTCACCTCCTCCCTATACCTTGCTGGCCTCACCGCCACCTTCTTTGCCTCTTACACCACTCGTCAGTTGGGAAGAAGGCTCACCATGTTGATGGCTGGTTTCTTCTTCATCGCCGGCGTTGCCTTCAACGCCGCCGCTCAAAACCTTGCCATGCTCATCGTTGGCAGGCTCCTCCTTGGTTGCGGTGTTGGTTTTGCTAACCAG GCGGTGCCAGTGTTTCTTTCTGAGATCGCACCTCCAAGAATTCGTGGAGCATTGAACATACTGTTTCAACTCAACGTTACGATTGGCATTCTCTTTGCTAACCTTGTCAACTATGGCACCAACAA GATCAAAGGGGGATGGGGATGGAGGCTGTCTCTTGGACTGGCGGGGATCCCAGCACTTCTGCTGACGGTGGGGGCCATACTGGTGGTGGACACTCCCAACAGCCTCATCGAGCGTGGGCGGTTGGATGACGGAAAAGCCGTGCTGAGAAAGATTCGCGGCACCGacaacattgaagctgagttctTGGAGCTGTGTGAGGCCAGCCGTATTGCGAAGCAGGTGAAGCACCCCTTCCGCAACCTCCTCAAGCGCAAAAACCGCCCCCAGATCGTGATTTCCATTGCCCTCCAG ATATTCCAGCAATTCACAGGCATCAACGCCATCATGTTTTATGCACCAGTGCTCTTCAACACCCTGGGATTCAAGAATGATGCCTCCCTCTACTCTGCTGTCATCACTGGCGCCGTCAATGTGCTCTCCACCATTGTCTCCATCTACTCCGTGGACAAAATCGGCCGCCGAATGCTCCTCCTTGAGGCTGGTGTTCAGATGTTCCTCTCCCAGGTGGTGATAGCTATCATCCTCGGATTCAAGGTGAAGGACCACTCCGATGACCTCTCAAAGGGGTTTGCCATCTTTGTGGTTGTGATGGTGTGCACCTTCGTGTCCTCCTTTGCGTGGTCGTGGGGTCCTCTTGGATGGCTGATCCCCAGCGAGACCTTCCCATTGGAGACTCGCTCGGCCGGCCAGAGCGTCACGGTTTGCGTCAACTTGCTCTTCACCTTTGTCATTGCGCAGGCCTTCCTCTCTATGCTCTGCCACTTCAAGTTCggcatcttcttgttcttctccGGCTGGGTCTTGATCATGTCCTGCTTCGTCTTCCTGCTTGTGCCCGAGACAAAGGGCGTCCCCATTGAAGAGATGACCAACAGAGTGTGGAAGCAGCATTGGTTCTGGAAGAGGTTCATAGACGATGATGACTATGTTAAGGATGATAAAATAGCAGCAGCCAATAATGGCTTTGATCCCGCTTCCCAGTTGTAA
- the LOC107643255 gene encoding mavicyanin, whose translation MAMMMERVIVLLIVMSGLQSASHGAVYKVGDSAGWTIIGNVDYNSWASPKTFHVGDTIIFEYNEEFHNVMRVTHAMYRTCNTSAPLESYASGNDSINITKHGHHFFICGVPGHCQAGQKVDINVHRPNNVTQEAASQAPAPAPAPSSSSAFAYSVPVAPAPAPSKAAPSTTKTGLVPFLVSALLLIAGYTTA comes from the exons ATGGCGATGATGATGGAGAGAGTTATAGTTTTGTTAATAGTGATGTCAGGTTTGCAGAGCGCATCACATGGAGCAGTGTATAAGGTTGGAGACTCAGCAGGATGGACTATCATTGGCAACGTTGATTACAATTCCTGGGCTTCTCCCAAGACCTTCCATGTCGGTGACACTATCA TATTTGAATACAATGAGGAGTTCCACAACGTGATGAGGGTGACGCACGCAATGTACAGAACATGCAACACGTCAGCTCCATTGGAGAGCTATGCAAGCGGGAATGATTCCATCAACATTACAAAACACGGACACCACTTCTTCATCTGCGGAGTCCCTGGCCACTGCCAAGCTGGACAGAAGGTTGACATCAATGTCCACAGGCCTAATAATGTCACACAAGAAGCCGCATCACAGGCACCGGCACCGGCACCGGCACCGTCATCATCTTCGGCATTCGCGTATTCAGTTCCAGTTGCACCGGCACCTGCTCCAAGCAAAGCAGCACCCTCAACGACAAAAACAGGACTTGTTCCTTTCTTGGTTTCAGCCCTCCTACTCATTGCTGGATATACTACCGCTTAG